In one window of Leptospira neocaledonica DNA:
- a CDS encoding adenylate/guanylate cyclase domain-containing protein has translation MEVLPQNAWPIISSAPTDLQYFWYQFPFAVPGLTTFVVGFLLFVAGMIRARKEGSQALLISFAISCLAFGTLGLLLGLRAVILDKSFLLSVNTLLYPIVLLFTPMSAHILHHILEKKYKILSWMNWLNWGAVVFALSGIVLNRAFTGDFIHYPFGKYPVSTFFLKPWGIIGVSTYFLIGVPCILHFLKYNSLKNKKTLVLGQNLLIILAASNLPSFIGIPFFPGGNFSFIPMLILAYGVFRSDFLNLSDFLFNKNALFYFLNAIIALLFLGISGAFVYLISPDELAKSPNIQWLFIPLISTLAVFWLGIIVGGTNPASPLNQIAAFSLYIYGAQLISVLSINIISDPIIGLRVTQVCYMIFFLAPSIHIRFAYLALKKPLPKYFPIFDALVFLLSVAALSPWLFVGYYEFAWGRILASGPVVQGFGVVGFIGILAVLSEWFSAFRKKESDFLGNLAVLFLIVGSIMLLLNLPATQGFPIYPLGNLSIIPTGILAYGVLRNSTRLEAQQAFRISHRISLLSLSLIPLFSFLLFPFLSKSSPIDSRILYILLICFPILLLGYQLAFFLTRPISSELDVLLHRLDRAREEAENSKNEAEVLTELAKKINSTSDLTEILQFVKDHISLRFGEDSILALFTINDAQQSLVLYHLTSNADSDIKDKIADLKIPLALEGGVLARTSKKQKPIYLAEIKPEWLDASPYDAILVRTFNLESVLHVPLIVQGKTLGVLSVTWSKVQFLAQKDLKEIASLGDQIAGAVQNAILLQETKDSAEEIEELNRFARILNSSLDLDQVFQSAFDYIVDHSTVDTIWLLLKDKENGVLRTYSGNSAMPGLTEKEMQYFRDLEIPLNETGGSIYHTYSEKVPLYIDDIRSEQGFTNLLNGSMVNFSKIDLRIAKNCHLYSMFQIPLILNHEVIGILNLTAFEKKIGLSVKAREKIMRICEQITTALHNASLYDQIKNLFTEAETSREKADSLLLNILPSEIAEELKEKGEVRPILYESATILFTDFKGFTQIAETLSPSDLIRELDSCFTQFDEIVHRYKLEKLKTIGDSYMCVGGIPAKNRTHAIDACLAALELQAFMNQMQSIKKQLGLPYWQMRIGIHTGPVIGGVIGKKKFAFDVWGDAVNTASRLESGGEVGKVNISQNTFELVDDFFKTEYRGTVPVKNKGYMAMYFLEGLREEYSLTDGKVPNRVFHEKYHSFY, from the coding sequence ATGGAAGTTTTACCACAGAACGCTTGGCCAATCATTTCTTCGGCTCCTACAGATCTTCAGTATTTTTGGTACCAATTCCCTTTTGCAGTTCCAGGGCTCACTACCTTTGTTGTAGGTTTTTTGTTATTTGTCGCAGGTATGATAAGAGCTCGAAAAGAAGGTTCTCAAGCTCTTTTAATTAGTTTTGCAATTAGCTGCCTTGCCTTCGGAACTCTTGGGCTTCTTTTGGGACTAAGAGCGGTTATTTTGGATAAGAGTTTTTTATTATCCGTTAATACGCTCTTGTACCCGATCGTTCTTTTATTCACTCCTATGAGTGCTCATATTCTACATCATATCCTAGAAAAAAAATATAAGATCCTTTCTTGGATGAACTGGTTGAATTGGGGAGCAGTCGTATTTGCATTGTCCGGCATCGTTTTAAATCGGGCCTTTACTGGAGATTTTATACATTATCCGTTCGGAAAATATCCTGTATCCACTTTCTTCTTAAAACCTTGGGGAATCATAGGAGTATCTACTTACTTTCTCATTGGTGTTCCATGTATTCTTCATTTTCTAAAATACAATTCTTTAAAGAATAAAAAAACACTTGTACTCGGACAAAACCTCCTTATCATTCTGGCTGCATCCAATCTACCTAGTTTCATAGGGATCCCTTTCTTTCCGGGGGGTAATTTTTCTTTTATTCCTATGCTTATTCTTGCATACGGAGTATTTCGATCAGACTTTCTGAACTTAAGTGATTTCTTATTTAATAAAAATGCTTTATTCTATTTTTTGAATGCGATAATCGCACTCTTATTTTTGGGAATATCAGGAGCATTTGTTTATCTTATTTCTCCAGATGAACTTGCTAAATCCCCGAACATACAATGGCTTTTTATTCCATTGATCTCTACTTTGGCGGTTTTCTGGTTAGGGATCATTGTTGGAGGAACAAACCCTGCTTCCCCTCTAAATCAGATCGCGGCATTTTCCCTTTATATCTATGGAGCACAGTTGATCTCTGTGCTTTCTATCAATATAATTTCGGATCCTATAATAGGTCTTAGAGTCACTCAAGTCTGCTATATGATCTTTTTTCTTGCACCTTCTATTCATATACGTTTTGCGTATCTTGCCTTAAAGAAACCGTTGCCAAAATATTTTCCTATCTTCGATGCGCTTGTGTTTTTATTAAGTGTAGCCGCACTCTCGCCTTGGTTGTTCGTGGGATATTACGAATTCGCTTGGGGAAGGATACTTGCATCCGGACCGGTTGTACAAGGATTTGGAGTAGTCGGTTTTATCGGGATCCTGGCGGTTTTGTCGGAATGGTTCTCCGCATTCAGGAAAAAAGAATCCGATTTTTTAGGAAACTTGGCGGTTCTATTCTTAATTGTAGGAAGTATTATGCTTCTTTTAAATTTGCCCGCAACACAAGGATTTCCTATTTATCCACTTGGAAATTTAAGTATTATTCCGACTGGAATATTAGCCTACGGAGTTCTGCGGAATTCTACAAGACTGGAAGCTCAACAGGCTTTTAGGATAAGTCACAGGATCTCTTTATTATCCCTTTCCTTGATCCCGTTATTTTCATTTCTTCTTTTTCCTTTTTTGTCTAAAAGTAGTCCGATAGATTCAAGAATACTTTATATTCTTTTAATATGTTTTCCAATCCTTCTTCTGGGATATCAACTCGCCTTCTTTTTGACGAGACCAATTTCGTCTGAACTGGATGTTTTATTACATAGATTGGATCGGGCAAGAGAAGAGGCTGAAAATTCTAAAAACGAAGCAGAAGTGCTGACCGAACTTGCGAAGAAGATCAATTCAACGAGCGATCTGACCGAAATTTTACAATTTGTTAAGGATCATATTTCTTTAAGATTCGGAGAAGATTCCATACTCGCTCTATTTACGATCAATGATGCTCAGCAATCATTGGTATTGTATCACCTTACTTCAAACGCGGATTCGGATATTAAGGATAAGATAGCGGATCTTAAGATTCCATTAGCGTTAGAAGGAGGAGTTCTTGCAAGGACCTCGAAAAAACAAAAGCCGATCTATTTGGCGGAAATTAAACCTGAGTGGCTGGACGCTTCTCCGTATGATGCGATACTAGTTCGAACTTTTAATTTGGAATCTGTTCTTCATGTTCCTCTGATCGTACAAGGAAAAACGCTTGGAGTTCTTTCTGTAACCTGGTCAAAAGTCCAATTTTTAGCTCAGAAAGATCTAAAGGAGATCGCGTCTTTGGGAGATCAGATCGCAGGCGCAGTTCAAAACGCGATTCTATTACAGGAAACAAAAGATTCTGCGGAAGAGATAGAAGAGTTGAATCGATTCGCAAGAATTCTGAATTCTTCTTTGGATCTTGATCAAGTCTTTCAGTCAGCATTCGATTATATCGTCGATCATAGTACTGTTGATACTATATGGTTATTGCTAAAGGATAAGGAAAACGGAGTGTTAAGGACTTACTCCGGCAATTCCGCAATGCCTGGACTTACCGAAAAGGAAATGCAATATTTTCGTGATCTGGAAATTCCTTTGAATGAAACGGGAGGAAGTATCTATCATACTTATTCGGAAAAAGTTCCATTATATATAGATGATATACGATCGGAACAAGGTTTTACGAATTTACTCAATGGAAGTATGGTGAACTTTTCTAAAATCGATCTCAGGATCGCAAAAAATTGCCATCTGTATTCTATGTTCCAAATTCCTCTCATATTAAACCATGAGGTGATAGGTATTCTTAATCTAACCGCTTTCGAAAAGAAGATAGGTTTAAGCGTTAAGGCTAGGGAGAAGATAATGCGGATCTGCGAACAGATTACTACTGCATTGCATAATGCGTCCTTATACGACCAGATCAAAAATCTTTTTACGGAAGCGGAGACTTCTCGTGAAAAAGCGGATTCATTACTTCTGAATATTCTTCCTTCGGAGATTGCTGAGGAATTAAAGGAAAAAGGAGAAGTGCGACCTATCTTGTACGAATCCGCAACTATCCTATTTACCGATTTTAAAGGATTTACACAAATTGCAGAGACACTTTCTCCATCTGATCTGATCCGAGAATTGGATAGTTGTTTTACTCAATTCGATGAGATAGTACATCGTTATAAATTAGAAAAATTGAAAACGATCGGGGATTCCTATATGTGCGTGGGTGGGATCCCTGCAAAAAATAGAACTCACGCGATCGATGCTTGTTTGGCCGCTTTGGAATTGCAGGCGTTCATGAATCAAATGCAATCGATTAAGAAACAATTGGGATTACCATATTGGCAGATGAGGATAGGTATTCATACGGGTCCGGTCATCGGAGGAGTGATCGGAAAGAAAAAATTCGCATTCGATGTATGGGGAGATGCGGTTAATACAGCCTCACGTTTGGAGTCCGGAGGAGAAGTGGGTAAGGTCAATATTTCCCAGAATACTTTCGAATTAGTAGACGATTTTTTTAAGACGGAATATAGAGGGACAGTACCGGTTAAGAACAAGGGTTATATGGCCATGTATTTCTTAGAGGGGCTTAGGGAAGAATATTCTTTAACGGATGGAAAAGTCCCTAATAGAGTGTTTCACGAAAAATATCATTCGTTCTATTAA
- a CDS encoding 7TM diverse intracellular signaling domain-containing protein: MCRSNYKACLLILLLSISACKSSNQAEKEADCSFETLQIRTTLSGERDPNLAFSQTFEDLNQPYIDLGYTDRTIWIKLQSKPFAAEKKCYMVLEWATLTNIDFFLETDAGNWNLYGQAGAVLERSKWKVAWLDYPSIPLLRNKEILVRINTRSLVRIPFFILSEEEAINKTNDRTMYTSFYAGFMLAICLFSLFFFFTLKDQIYLWYGGYIFFITMNFSLMYSSAPRILLSETPYWLNHGFFFSQALTLFFGVAFFREFVDLRSTFPRFDKIAIAILIFAALSSIAAALSDWNQLFSGVFSLIYMIWIPAFLIVTIRMLIQGQKHLLTFVITWGTFYSAAFVYILWITRVLQPNPIYFYLPVWALPLEVIFFAASIYERYKSIDSRRKILEIEMKTAVDRLSEFSLKPEKSQPSDGKTSKYIRSKIHNTNVNQILGEIERLFTQEMIFKEENLSLATLATRLELNPHQLSEICNTQLNTTFPRLLSYYRIQHSIHLLKEKSEWNILEIAYESGFGSKAAFNAEFKRITGRTPKQFRIFELT; the protein is encoded by the coding sequence ATGTGTAGATCCAATTATAAAGCATGTTTATTGATCCTGCTTCTTTCGATAAGCGCTTGTAAGTCTTCAAACCAAGCGGAGAAGGAAGCAGATTGTAGCTTTGAGACCTTACAGATTCGAACAACTCTTAGCGGAGAAAGAGATCCGAATCTCGCGTTTTCGCAAACTTTTGAGGATCTAAACCAGCCATATATTGATCTTGGATATACCGATCGTACTATTTGGATCAAACTGCAGAGTAAACCATTTGCTGCGGAAAAAAAATGTTATATGGTCTTAGAATGGGCTACTCTTACCAATATTGACTTCTTCTTAGAAACAGATGCTGGTAATTGGAACCTGTATGGTCAGGCAGGAGCAGTTTTAGAAAGAAGCAAATGGAAAGTTGCTTGGTTGGATTATCCGAGTATTCCACTTCTTCGAAACAAAGAAATATTAGTACGGATCAATACTCGTTCATTAGTTCGTATTCCTTTCTTTATCTTATCCGAAGAAGAAGCCATAAACAAAACCAATGATCGCACCATGTACACCTCCTTTTATGCGGGGTTCATGCTCGCGATATGTTTGTTTTCTTTATTTTTCTTTTTTACCCTCAAAGACCAAATCTATCTTTGGTACGGAGGTTATATATTTTTTATAACAATGAACTTTAGCCTAATGTATTCTTCCGCACCTAGGATTCTCTTGTCAGAAACTCCTTATTGGCTCAATCATGGATTCTTCTTCAGTCAGGCACTCACCTTATTCTTCGGAGTTGCATTCTTTAGAGAATTTGTGGACTTGAGATCCACCTTTCCTCGTTTTGATAAAATCGCGATCGCCATACTTATTTTTGCTGCTCTAAGCTCAATAGCTGCCGCTCTTTCGGATTGGAACCAATTATTTTCCGGAGTATTCTCCCTTATTTATATGATTTGGATCCCAGCTTTTTTGATCGTTACGATTAGAATGTTGATTCAGGGACAAAAACATCTTTTAACATTCGTTATCACTTGGGGTACTTTTTATTCGGCAGCATTCGTATACATATTATGGATCACGCGAGTACTTCAGCCTAATCCTATTTACTTTTATTTACCGGTTTGGGCACTTCCTTTGGAAGTTATATTTTTTGCGGCGAGTATCTACGAGCGATACAAAAGTATAGATTCAAGAAGAAAAATATTAGAAATCGAAATGAAGACTGCAGTGGATCGGTTATCTGAATTTTCTCTGAAGCCAGAAAAATCCCAACCATCGGACGGAAAAACTTCTAAATACATCAGAAGCAAGATCCATAATACGAATGTAAATCAGATATTGGGAGAAATCGAAAGATTATTTACACAAGAAATGATATTCAAGGAAGAGAATCTTTCCTTAGCGACTCTTGCTACGAGGTTGGAGTTAAATCCTCACCAACTTTCAGAAATATGTAATACTCAATTAAACACGACATTCCCGAGACTATTATCCTATTATAGAATACAACATTCAATCCATCTTCTAAAAGAAAAATCCGAATGGAATATTTTAGAAATTGCTTATGAATCCGGATTTGGCTCCAAGGCTGCGTTTAACGCCGAATTCAAACGGATTACAGGACGAACTCCCAAACAATTCAGAATCTTCGAATTAACTTAA
- a CDS encoding VOC family protein — protein MKKFLIVLFSILFFIIIWWILTPSPHEYKRIPNSEFSFETVIFRSPDPKRLSDFYTNVFKAKETEKKSDWALGDPLSSVISLRTPDYQEEGPIFTILKSEKSNHGTSAANDLGYAHICFETDNVPGLIQTFLKNGGSIDSVFEDLQKVPAIYGRDPDGNIIEIHIPFPTPLSPSTIFRSLNSLVRTHFKLDPPAIDKIRFLHVNINTKDWTKTLSFYSKIFETSSTGFERDYKGDFIEKLTGIQGIEIKGRHLPLPGYDEGGPTVEIFTYNNFSEKGPLEKSDAGKIAVGFLTSDLRSAANKILQDGGILTEEYNNTIMFKDPDGNLILVSQK, from the coding sequence ATGAAGAAGTTTCTGATCGTTCTATTCTCCATACTTTTTTTCATTATAATCTGGTGGATTTTAACTCCTTCTCCCCATGAATACAAAAGAATCCCAAATTCGGAATTTTCGTTTGAGACCGTAATTTTCAGGAGCCCAGATCCGAAACGTCTTTCTGATTTTTACACGAATGTATTCAAAGCTAAAGAAACAGAGAAGAAGTCTGACTGGGCCCTCGGAGATCCGCTCTCTTCTGTCATTAGTCTCAGAACTCCTGATTACCAAGAAGAAGGGCCAATATTTACGATATTAAAATCTGAGAAATCTAATCACGGAACATCTGCTGCAAACGATCTGGGTTACGCTCATATCTGTTTCGAAACGGATAATGTTCCAGGGCTTATCCAAACATTTCTAAAGAATGGAGGAAGTATCGACAGTGTTTTTGAGGACTTGCAAAAAGTTCCTGCAATCTATGGAAGAGATCCGGATGGAAATATAATCGAAATTCATATTCCATTTCCTACTCCTCTTAGCCCAAGCACTATCTTTCGAAGTCTAAATTCATTGGTAAGGACTCATTTCAAATTGGATCCGCCTGCAATCGACAAAATCCGATTCCTTCATGTGAATATCAATACCAAAGATTGGACCAAAACTCTTTCTTTTTATAGTAAGATATTCGAAACTTCTTCTACAGGATTTGAAAGAGATTATAAGGGAGACTTTATAGAAAAGTTAACTGGAATCCAAGGAATAGAGATCAAAGGCCGCCATCTTCCCCTCCCCGGATATGACGAAGGGGGGCCTACTGTAGAGATTTTCACCTATAATAATTTTAGCGAGAAGGGTCCATTAGAGAAATCCGATGCTGGAAAAATTGCGGTGGGATTTTTAACTTCCGATTTACGATCAGCAGCAAACAAAATACTCCAAGATGGAGGAATATTAACGGAAGAATATAATAATACCATAATGTTCAAAGATCCTGACGGAAATCTTATACTTGTTTCCCAGAAATAA
- a CDS encoding alcohol dehydrogenase catalytic domain-containing protein: MKNNLPNKMNAVRQIAPLSENNISDPKEILKVLELTQLDLPKPGPGQVLIKVNRGSMNPNDLYHIKGVYSSTLNYPYPRGVGFEGAGTVVASGGGIIGRMRLGKRVAFYTKNGLFAEYVLADALKLIVLPKDVEFQEAASSVANPITGIGMAKWAKASGSQYFFITAAAGAVARMTMRAASRYGLKSIAIVRREEQKEICKEEGASYVLNQSDPDFEKQLTKLCKEVNCTYGFDCIGGEMPLTLIRSMPQGSTLCMYGYFNTGPMLFQPQKLFNGWKIQFFETEYYINSLSLASRFLLSREVIRNVNGIFRPKIQRQFPLDRIQDAYAYYSQNMTEGKVQILCESTTRQG, translated from the coding sequence ATGAAAAATAACCTTCCTAACAAAATGAACGCAGTCAGACAGATCGCCCCCTTGTCTGAAAATAATATCTCGGACCCAAAAGAAATCTTAAAAGTTTTAGAATTAACCCAACTAGATCTTCCTAAGCCTGGACCAGGCCAAGTTCTCATAAAAGTCAACCGGGGCTCCATGAATCCCAACGATCTATATCATATCAAGGGAGTGTATAGTTCTACCTTGAATTACCCTTATCCAAGAGGAGTAGGATTCGAAGGAGCAGGAACAGTCGTTGCGAGCGGAGGTGGAATTATTGGGAGGATGAGACTCGGGAAAAGAGTCGCCTTTTATACGAAGAACGGTCTTTTCGCAGAATACGTATTAGCTGATGCATTAAAATTAATTGTACTACCTAAGGATGTGGAATTTCAAGAAGCGGCATCTTCTGTAGCAAATCCTATCACCGGTATCGGAATGGCAAAATGGGCCAAGGCTTCCGGTTCACAATATTTCTTTATCACTGCAGCTGCAGGTGCAGTTGCCAGAATGACGATGAGAGCGGCTAGTAGATACGGATTAAAGAGTATAGCTATCGTACGCAGAGAAGAACAAAAAGAGATCTGTAAAGAAGAAGGCGCGTCTTACGTATTAAACCAATCCGATCCGGACTTCGAAAAACAACTCACAAAACTTTGTAAAGAAGTCAATTGTACATACGGTTTCGATTGTATCGGAGGAGAAATGCCCTTAACATTGATACGTTCTATGCCCCAAGGATCTACCCTATGCATGTACGGTTATTTTAATACCGGACCAATGTTATTCCAACCCCAGAAACTATTTAACGGTTGGAAAATACAATTCTTCGAAACGGAATATTATATCAATTCACTCTCCCTTGCCTCTAGATTCCTATTATCCAGAGAAGTTATCCGAAATGTAAACGGGATCTTTCGACCCAAGATCCAACGCCAATTTCCTTTGGATAGGATACAGGATGCGTATGCATATTATAGCCAAAATATGACAGAAGGAAAGGTACAGATCCTTTGTGAATCTACAACGCGCCAGGGATAG
- a CDS encoding glycoside hydrolase family 5 protein translates to MFNRRKMKIFCSVSVVFAILASCSPETDQAYLPFSLPKSAKSTYNTVRAFLVTTTPPVVPLSTNGRYIVDSNNNRFKLKAVNWYGASDTRQVVGGLDKQPISHIISLIQEWGFNSVRLPFSNLMLHDANIVPNEYVAANPQFFGKTALQIYDETVAALTAAGIVVVLNNHTTFSEWCCGFDYNGQWYHTGSSFAYNQTPEMWKADWVFLVNRYKNNKLVAAADLRNEVRTQRFNDTHLPNSPNWGWNNIDDWRKAAGEAGNDILRANPDMVIVVEGINWWGAIPILGSGERPHLKPVRDLQVHIRNVNKLVYAAHNYGFIGPKHNGDDATSGGNIKYKDMDLNTFRNTITDEWGYVTDPDAVTTAPVWVSEFGASPGETNPADREWLKRLVDYLIEKDLDFAFWPLNGEDEWGLVTSDWSQTKRGNWRDEHMDRLLASNGKTGSVAYVDHLTKIGFNGVDDNVSTIDNDWLSGANKGTCPDGERLLGLSRDQRALCSDTKYGKLWHADRATNVQAVYETTTRYHGTGDWAGGFTKYECPNDYYVAGATKHSWGTSGILCAHSKVPLANSCRTIWFDRGDSRSSQRGGDWAPGSYKGQCADTEYVAGVAQRDGGGAALLCCSSPLSGELPLVYKAKNLSHRTGFAEGDAWVVTTADHWADHIIYGPYDRGRWGTGNKRAVFRMLVDVTNANNDKIVTIDVYDGQDVLARRDVYRNEFVGPGQYTNFSLDFNIAPDKADRPMEVRAWWYDTSYVKTENVTVQNR, encoded by the coding sequence ATGTTTAACAGAAGGAAAATGAAAATTTTTTGTTCTGTATCGGTGGTCTTTGCTATATTGGCAAGTTGTTCCCCTGAAACAGACCAAGCGTATTTACCGTTCTCGCTTCCAAAATCAGCAAAGTCCACGTACAACACCGTACGAGCTTTCTTAGTGACGACCACTCCCCCGGTTGTTCCTCTGAGCACGAACGGAAGATATATCGTGGATTCGAATAATAACCGTTTCAAATTGAAAGCGGTGAACTGGTATGGAGCAAGTGATACTCGCCAAGTAGTGGGAGGCTTGGACAAACAACCTATCTCTCATATTATTTCTTTGATTCAGGAATGGGGCTTTAACTCGGTTCGTTTGCCTTTTTCCAATCTAATGCTGCACGACGCGAATATCGTTCCGAACGAATATGTGGCGGCTAACCCACAATTTTTCGGAAAGACGGCCTTACAGATCTATGACGAGACTGTTGCCGCTCTCACTGCTGCCGGAATCGTAGTGGTTTTAAATAATCACACTACCTTCTCCGAATGGTGTTGTGGATTCGACTATAATGGCCAATGGTATCATACGGGATCTTCCTTCGCTTATAACCAAACTCCAGAAATGTGGAAAGCGGATTGGGTCTTCTTAGTAAATCGTTATAAGAATAATAAGTTAGTTGCTGCTGCGGATCTTAGAAACGAAGTGCGCACCCAACGTTTTAACGATACACATCTTCCGAATAGCCCGAACTGGGGTTGGAATAATATAGACGATTGGCGTAAGGCTGCAGGAGAAGCAGGAAATGATATCTTACGTGCAAACCCGGATATGGTTATCGTTGTAGAAGGTATCAATTGGTGGGGTGCGATCCCAATTTTAGGTTCAGGAGAACGTCCTCACTTAAAACCTGTTCGTGATCTTCAAGTTCATATCCGCAATGTAAATAAGCTGGTTTATGCAGCTCATAACTACGGATTTATCGGACCAAAACATAACGGTGACGATGCTACATCCGGCGGAAATATCAAATACAAGGATATGGATTTAAATACTTTCCGTAACACTATCACTGACGAATGGGGTTATGTAACTGATCCGGATGCAGTCACTACTGCACCAGTTTGGGTAAGTGAATTCGGAGCTTCTCCAGGAGAAACAAATCCTGCGGATAGAGAATGGCTCAAAAGACTTGTGGATTATCTAATTGAGAAGGATCTAGATTTCGCGTTCTGGCCTCTAAACGGAGAAGACGAATGGGGACTAGTAACTTCTGATTGGTCTCAAACAAAAAGAGGCAACTGGCGAGATGAACATATGGATCGCCTTCTTGCTTCCAATGGTAAGACTGGATCTGTTGCGTATGTAGATCATTTGACCAAGATCGGTTTTAATGGTGTAGATGATAACGTAAGCACGATCGATAACGATTGGTTATCAGGTGCAAACAAAGGAACCTGTCCGGATGGAGAACGTCTATTAGGTTTGAGCCGCGACCAAAGAGCACTTTGTAGTGATACAAAATACGGAAAACTTTGGCATGCGGACCGCGCGACTAACGTGCAAGCAGTGTATGAAACCACTACTCGTTACCATGGCACAGGAGATTGGGCAGGCGGATTTACTAAATACGAATGTCCTAATGACTACTATGTTGCCGGAGCGACCAAACACTCTTGGGGAACAAGTGGTATCCTTTGTGCACATAGTAAGGTTCCTCTTGCAAATTCTTGTCGCACCATTTGGTTCGACAGAGGAGATAGCCGTTCTTCCCAACGTGGAGGAGACTGGGCGCCTGGTTCTTACAAAGGCCAATGTGCTGATACCGAATACGTAGCCGGTGTTGCACAAAGAGACGGAGGTGGAGCCGCACTACTTTGTTGTTCTTCTCCATTGAGCGGAGAATTACCTTTAGTATATAAGGCAAAAAATCTTTCTCACCGCACAGGATTCGCAGAAGGTGATGCTTGGGTGGTGACTACAGCTGATCATTGGGCAGATCATATTATCTATGGTCCTTATGACAGAGGTCGTTGGGGAACCGGTAACAAACGAGCCGTATTCCGCATGTTAGTAGATGTTACTAACGCGAATAACGATAAGATTGTAACCATAGACGTGTATGATGGCCAAGATGTATTGGCAAGAAGGGACGTTTACAGAAATGAATTCGTGGGCCCGGGCCAATACACTAACTTCTCATTAGATTTTAATATAGCACCCGATAAAGCGGATCGTCCTATGGAAGTTCGCGCGTGGTGGTATGATACTTCTTACGTAAAGACCGAGAATGTAACGGTTCAGAATCGATAA
- a CDS encoding class I SAM-dependent methyltransferase: MIKQAFESKTENPNKMLWEKGDFTEIASMMRRSGQELVTHLGIISPLKILDLGCGDGTTAIPLAKTGSEVIGIDIAKNLVEAGNKRAAEEGLFNLKFQEGDACNLQEVPDHSFDLTLSVFGAMFAPKPYDVAREMVRVTKPGGRIVMGNWIPNDPTSFVSQLLGISASFSPPPPEGFISPMTWGMKAYVLDYFVKAGVKTEKISLLKDTYNFISPDKTPEDLIDSLRKFYGPTMNAFAAAEKIGKVQELRAKLIELANLQNQSDGTGISIPATFLRVTVDL; encoded by the coding sequence ATGATAAAACAGGCTTTTGAATCTAAAACGGAAAACCCAAACAAAATGTTATGGGAAAAAGGTGATTTTACTGAGATTGCGTCCATGATGCGCAGGTCAGGACAAGAACTTGTAACTCACTTGGGAATAATATCTCCTTTAAAAATTTTAGATCTTGGATGTGGAGACGGAACCACTGCAATCCCACTTGCTAAAACTGGTTCAGAGGTGATAGGGATCGATATTGCAAAAAATTTAGTGGAAGCAGGAAATAAACGAGCGGCCGAAGAAGGTCTTTTCAATTTAAAGTTCCAAGAAGGAGATGCATGTAATTTACAAGAAGTCCCGGATCATTCTTTCGATCTCACTCTTTCCGTCTTTGGGGCTATGTTTGCTCCAAAACCATATGATGTTGCAAGAGAGATGGTCCGAGTTACAAAACCGGGAGGTCGTATAGTGATGGGGAATTGGATTCCCAATGATCCTACTTCATTCGTTTCCCAGTTATTAGGAATCAGCGCATCTTTTTCTCCTCCTCCGCCGGAAGGATTTATAAGTCCAATGACTTGGGGGATGAAGGCTTATGTTCTAGATTATTTTGTGAAGGCCGGAGTAAAAACGGAAAAAATATCCTTACTCAAAGATACGTATAATTTTATTTCACCGGATAAAACTCCCGAAGATTTAATCGATTCTCTAAGAAAATTTTATGGTCCTACAATGAATGCCTTTGCGGCGGCCGAAAAAATCGGAAAAGTTCAGGAACTGAGAGCGAAACTTATAGAGCTTGCAAATTTGCAGAATCAAAGTGACGGCACGGGAATTTCAATCCCTGCCACTTTTTTGAGAGTTACTGTGGATCTCTAA